The following coding sequences are from one Ooceraea biroi isolate clonal line C1 chromosome 5, Obir_v5.4, whole genome shotgun sequence window:
- the LOC105287578 gene encoding uncharacterized protein LOC105287578 isoform X2 has product MVIMKKRGGSENKGGKSRQNETEKLDSGDMSDDENQDFGNWLRSSTGVEMMRLFVIANSILVFVTMAWPNMRESFYILKDYLVGEED; this is encoded by the coding sequence ATGGTCATCATGAAGAAACGCGGAGGCAGCGAGAACAAGGGTGGTAAGAGTCGCCAGAATGAAACCGAGAAGTTGGATTCCGGCGATATGAGCGATGATGAGAATCAGGACTTCGGGAACTGGCTGCGGTCCAGCACCGGTGTCGAGATGATGCGGCTCTTCGTGATCGCGAACTCGATCTTAGTTTTCGTGACCATGGCTTGGCCGAATATGAGAGAATCCTTCTACATCCTCAAAGATTATCTCGTGGGTGAAGAGGATTGA